In the genome of Lonchura striata isolate bLonStr1 chromosome 22, bLonStr1.mat, whole genome shotgun sequence, one region contains:
- the FPGS gene encoding folylpolyglutamate synthase, mitochondrial isoform X2, translated as MAEMLPAWVADGTAEETEPGGDAIRMLNTLQTNASYLEQVKRERGDPQAQLEAMQGFLERSGLKVEDLDRLNIIHVTGTKGKGSACAFTECILRNYGLKTGFYSSPHLVQVRERIRINGQPISKDLFSKYFWLVYNRLEETKDPAHASMPAYFRFLTIMAFHVFLQEKVDLAVVEVGIGGTYDCTNIIRAPVVCGVSSLGIDHTSILGDTMEKIAWQKGGIFKPGVPAFTVAQPERPLEVLRERAQERECPLYLCPELDDFEEGCRALELGLAGAHQRSNAALALQLARTWLQRCGCPGLGELKEVPPSTELLGRPVPLAPAFQLTDAMIQGLRDTEWLGRTQVLSHGPVTWYLDGAHTTSSIQACVRWFRQTALNQDKPHDGSEVRVLLFNATGDRDTAALLKLLVPCHFDYAVFCPNFTEVSVANNADQQNFNVTLENALTRCLENQRTWTRLLEEKVGQDPWLPSPLRVGGLLQPAPTRGSLLLVPPAPRPLNSPALVFPCLAQALRWVAQGRDPQLAAPTASGAQPHPAASSGAVLLREAAAVRVLVTGSLHLVGGALRLLEPALSQ; from the exons ATGGCAGAGATGCTGCCGGCGTGGGTGGCCGATGGCACCGCCGAGGAGACTGAGCCCGGAGGG GATGCAATCCGGATGCTCAACACCCTGCAGACCAATGCCAGCTACCTGGAGCAGGTGAAGCGGGAGCGCGGTGACCCCCAGGCCCAGCTGGAAGCCATGCAGGGCTTTTTGGAGAGGAGCGGACTGAAG GTCGAGGACCTGGATCGACTGAACATCATCCACGTCACGGGGACGAAGGGCAAG GGCTCAGCGTGCGCCTTCACCGAGTGCATCCTCCGCAACTACGGGCTGAAGACGGGCTTTTACAG CTCCCCTCACCTCGTGCAGGTGCGCGAGCGGATCCGCATCAATGGGCAGCCCATCAGCAAGGACCTCTTCAGCAAGTACTTCTGGCTGGTCTACAACCGCCTGGAGGAGACCAAG GACCCAGCGCATGCCAGCATGCCGGCGTATTTCCGCTTCCTCACCATCATGGCCTTCCACgttttcctgcaggagaag gtggaCCTGGCAGTGGTGGAAGTTGGCATTGGCGGCACCTATGACTGCACCAATATCATCAG GGCACCGGTGGTGTGTGGGGTCTCCTCCCTGGGCATCGACCACACCAGCATCCTGGGGGACACCATGGAGAAGATCGCCTGGCAGAAGGGAGGCATTTTTAAG CCCGGTGTGCCGGCGTTCACCGTGGCGCAGCCGGAGCGGCCgctggaggtgctgagggagcgAGCCCAGGAGCGGGag tgtcccctctacctctgcccgGAGCTGGACGACTTTGAGGAGGGCTGCCGGgcgctggagctggggctggcggGTGCCCACCAGCGCTCCAACGCCGCCCTGGCCTTACAGCTGGCGCGGACGTGGCTGCAGCGCTGCGGCTGCCCGG GTCTTGGGGAGCTGAAGGAGGTGCCACCAAGCACCGAGCTGCTGGGGAGGCCGGTGCCACTGGCGCCTGCCTTCCAACTGACCGATGCCATGATCCAAG gcCTGCGGGACACAGAGTGGCTGGGCAGGACTCAGGTGCTGTCCCACGGCCCTGTGACGTGGTACCTGGATGGAGCTCACACCACCAGCAGCATCCAGGCCTGTGTCCGCTGGTTCCGCCAGACCGCCCTCAACCAGGACAAGCCTCATGA TGGTTCTGAGGTGCGTGTGCTGCTCTTCAATGCCACAGGCGACCGGGACACGGCGGCACTGCTCAAGCTGCTGGTG CCCTGTCACTTTGACTATGCCGTCTTCTGCCCCAACTTCACCGAGGTGTCAGTGGCCAACAATGCAG ACCAGCAAAATTTCAACGTGACGCTGGAGAATGCCCTGACCCGCTGCCTGGAGAACCAGCGGACGTGGACGAGGCTCCTGGAGGAGAAAGTGGGGCAGGACCCCTGGCTCCCATCGCCCCTGCGGGTGGGGGGGCTGCTGCAGCCGGCCCCCACGCGgggctccctgctcctggtgcccccagccccacgaCCCCTCAACTCCCCAGCCCTGGTGTTCCCATGCCTGGCCCAGGCGCTGCGGTGGGTggcgcagggccgggacccGCAGCTGGCAGCGCCCACGGCCTCGGGGGCTCAGCCCCACCCCGCAGCCAGCAGCGGGGCCGTGCTGCTGCGGGAGGCGGCCGCCGTCCGTGTCCTGGTCACCGGCAGCCTGCACTTGGTGGGGGGAGCGCTGCGGCTGCTGGAGCCCGCGCTGTCCCAGTGA
- the FPGS gene encoding folylpolyglutamate synthase, mitochondrial isoform X3: MYEDAIRMLNTLQTNASYLEQVKRERGDPQAQLEAMQGFLERSGLKVEDLDRLNIIHVTGTKGKGSACAFTECILRNYGLKTGFYSSPHLVQVRERIRINGQPISKDLFSKYFWLVYNRLEETKDPAHASMPAYFRFLTIMAFHVFLQEKVDLAVVEVGIGGTYDCTNIIRAPVVCGVSSLGIDHTSILGDTMEKIAWQKGGIFKPGVPAFTVAQPERPLEVLRERAQERECPLYLCPELDDFEEGCRALELGLAGAHQRSNAALALQLARTWLQRCGCPGLGELKEVPPSTELLGRPVPLAPAFQLTDAMIQGLRDTEWLGRTQVLSHGPVTWYLDGAHTTSSIQACVRWFRQTALNQDKPHDGSEVRVLLFNATGDRDTAALLKLLVPCHFDYAVFCPNFTEVSVANNADQQNFNVTLENALTRCLENQRTWTRLLEEKVGQDPWLPSPLRVGGLLQPAPTRGSLLLVPPAPRPLNSPALVFPCLAQALRWVAQGRDPQLAAPTASGAQPHPAASSGAVLLREAAAVRVLVTGSLHLVGGALRLLEPALSQ; this comes from the exons GATGCAATCCGGATGCTCAACACCCTGCAGACCAATGCCAGCTACCTGGAGCAGGTGAAGCGGGAGCGCGGTGACCCCCAGGCCCAGCTGGAAGCCATGCAGGGCTTTTTGGAGAGGAGCGGACTGAAG GTCGAGGACCTGGATCGACTGAACATCATCCACGTCACGGGGACGAAGGGCAAG GGCTCAGCGTGCGCCTTCACCGAGTGCATCCTCCGCAACTACGGGCTGAAGACGGGCTTTTACAG CTCCCCTCACCTCGTGCAGGTGCGCGAGCGGATCCGCATCAATGGGCAGCCCATCAGCAAGGACCTCTTCAGCAAGTACTTCTGGCTGGTCTACAACCGCCTGGAGGAGACCAAG GACCCAGCGCATGCCAGCATGCCGGCGTATTTCCGCTTCCTCACCATCATGGCCTTCCACgttttcctgcaggagaag gtggaCCTGGCAGTGGTGGAAGTTGGCATTGGCGGCACCTATGACTGCACCAATATCATCAG GGCACCGGTGGTGTGTGGGGTCTCCTCCCTGGGCATCGACCACACCAGCATCCTGGGGGACACCATGGAGAAGATCGCCTGGCAGAAGGGAGGCATTTTTAAG CCCGGTGTGCCGGCGTTCACCGTGGCGCAGCCGGAGCGGCCgctggaggtgctgagggagcgAGCCCAGGAGCGGGag tgtcccctctacctctgcccgGAGCTGGACGACTTTGAGGAGGGCTGCCGGgcgctggagctggggctggcggGTGCCCACCAGCGCTCCAACGCCGCCCTGGCCTTACAGCTGGCGCGGACGTGGCTGCAGCGCTGCGGCTGCCCGG GTCTTGGGGAGCTGAAGGAGGTGCCACCAAGCACCGAGCTGCTGGGGAGGCCGGTGCCACTGGCGCCTGCCTTCCAACTGACCGATGCCATGATCCAAG gcCTGCGGGACACAGAGTGGCTGGGCAGGACTCAGGTGCTGTCCCACGGCCCTGTGACGTGGTACCTGGATGGAGCTCACACCACCAGCAGCATCCAGGCCTGTGTCCGCTGGTTCCGCCAGACCGCCCTCAACCAGGACAAGCCTCATGA TGGTTCTGAGGTGCGTGTGCTGCTCTTCAATGCCACAGGCGACCGGGACACGGCGGCACTGCTCAAGCTGCTGGTG CCCTGTCACTTTGACTATGCCGTCTTCTGCCCCAACTTCACCGAGGTGTCAGTGGCCAACAATGCAG ACCAGCAAAATTTCAACGTGACGCTGGAGAATGCCCTGACCCGCTGCCTGGAGAACCAGCGGACGTGGACGAGGCTCCTGGAGGAGAAAGTGGGGCAGGACCCCTGGCTCCCATCGCCCCTGCGGGTGGGGGGGCTGCTGCAGCCGGCCCCCACGCGgggctccctgctcctggtgcccccagccccacgaCCCCTCAACTCCCCAGCCCTGGTGTTCCCATGCCTGGCCCAGGCGCTGCGGTGGGTggcgcagggccgggacccGCAGCTGGCAGCGCCCACGGCCTCGGGGGCTCAGCCCCACCCCGCAGCCAGCAGCGGGGCCGTGCTGCTGCGGGAGGCGGCCGCCGTCCGTGTCCTGGTCACCGGCAGCCTGCACTTGGTGGGGGGAGCGCTGCGGCTGCTGGAGCCCGCGCTGTCCCAGTGA
- the FPGS gene encoding folylpolyglutamate synthase, mitochondrial isoform X1, whose amino-acid sequence MLNTLQTNASYLEQVKRERGDPQAQLEAMQGFLERSGLKVEDLDRLNIIHVTGTKGKGSACAFTECILRNYGLKTGFYSSPHLVQVRERIRINGQPISKDLFSKYFWLVYNRLEETKDPAHASMPAYFRFLTIMAFHVFLQEKVDLAVVEVGIGGTYDCTNIIRAPVVCGVSSLGIDHTSILGDTMEKIAWQKGGIFKPGVPAFTVAQPERPLEVLRERAQERECPLYLCPELDDFEEGCRALELGLAGAHQRSNAALALQLARTWLQRCGCPGLGELKEVPPSTELLGRPVPLAPAFQLTDAMIQGLRDTEWLGRTQVLSHGPVTWYLDGAHTTSSIQACVRWFRQTALNQDKPHDGSEVRVLLFNATGDRDTAALLKLLVPCHFDYAVFCPNFTEVSVANNADQQNFNVTLENALTRCLENQRTWTRLLEEKVGQDPWLPSPLRVGGLLQPAPTRGSLLLVPPAPRPLNSPALVFPCLAQALRWVAQGRDPQLAAPTASGAQPHPAASSGAVLLREAAAVRVLVTGSLHLVGGALRLLEPALSQ is encoded by the exons ATGCTCAACACCCTGCAGACCAATGCCAGCTACCTGGAGCAGGTGAAGCGGGAGCGCGGTGACCCCCAGGCCCAGCTGGAAGCCATGCAGGGCTTTTTGGAGAGGAGCGGACTGAAG GTCGAGGACCTGGATCGACTGAACATCATCCACGTCACGGGGACGAAGGGCAAG GGCTCAGCGTGCGCCTTCACCGAGTGCATCCTCCGCAACTACGGGCTGAAGACGGGCTTTTACAG CTCCCCTCACCTCGTGCAGGTGCGCGAGCGGATCCGCATCAATGGGCAGCCCATCAGCAAGGACCTCTTCAGCAAGTACTTCTGGCTGGTCTACAACCGCCTGGAGGAGACCAAG GACCCAGCGCATGCCAGCATGCCGGCGTATTTCCGCTTCCTCACCATCATGGCCTTCCACgttttcctgcaggagaag gtggaCCTGGCAGTGGTGGAAGTTGGCATTGGCGGCACCTATGACTGCACCAATATCATCAG GGCACCGGTGGTGTGTGGGGTCTCCTCCCTGGGCATCGACCACACCAGCATCCTGGGGGACACCATGGAGAAGATCGCCTGGCAGAAGGGAGGCATTTTTAAG CCCGGTGTGCCGGCGTTCACCGTGGCGCAGCCGGAGCGGCCgctggaggtgctgagggagcgAGCCCAGGAGCGGGag tgtcccctctacctctgcccgGAGCTGGACGACTTTGAGGAGGGCTGCCGGgcgctggagctggggctggcggGTGCCCACCAGCGCTCCAACGCCGCCCTGGCCTTACAGCTGGCGCGGACGTGGCTGCAGCGCTGCGGCTGCCCGG GTCTTGGGGAGCTGAAGGAGGTGCCACCAAGCACCGAGCTGCTGGGGAGGCCGGTGCCACTGGCGCCTGCCTTCCAACTGACCGATGCCATGATCCAAG gcCTGCGGGACACAGAGTGGCTGGGCAGGACTCAGGTGCTGTCCCACGGCCCTGTGACGTGGTACCTGGATGGAGCTCACACCACCAGCAGCATCCAGGCCTGTGTCCGCTGGTTCCGCCAGACCGCCCTCAACCAGGACAAGCCTCATGA TGGTTCTGAGGTGCGTGTGCTGCTCTTCAATGCCACAGGCGACCGGGACACGGCGGCACTGCTCAAGCTGCTGGTG CCCTGTCACTTTGACTATGCCGTCTTCTGCCCCAACTTCACCGAGGTGTCAGTGGCCAACAATGCAG ACCAGCAAAATTTCAACGTGACGCTGGAGAATGCCCTGACCCGCTGCCTGGAGAACCAGCGGACGTGGACGAGGCTCCTGGAGGAGAAAGTGGGGCAGGACCCCTGGCTCCCATCGCCCCTGCGGGTGGGGGGGCTGCTGCAGCCGGCCCCCACGCGgggctccctgctcctggtgcccccagccccacgaCCCCTCAACTCCCCAGCCCTGGTGTTCCCATGCCTGGCCCAGGCGCTGCGGTGGGTggcgcagggccgggacccGCAGCTGGCAGCGCCCACGGCCTCGGGGGCTCAGCCCCACCCCGCAGCCAGCAGCGGGGCCGTGCTGCTGCGGGAGGCGGCCGCCGTCCGTGTCCTGGTCACCGGCAGCCTGCACTTGGTGGGGGGAGCGCTGCGGCTGCTGGAGCCCGCGCTGTCCCAGTGA